One stretch of Pradoshia sp. D12 DNA includes these proteins:
- a CDS encoding LytR/AlgR family response regulator transcription factor, giving the protein MLRAYVVDDEPLARDELKYLLARSREVEVLGESDCIEDALHDIPLLKPDIVFLDIELAGENGLHLAAKLEGLNPVPAIVFATAYDEYALQAFDVNAVDYLLKPFSEERIHKMLDKVKKLHLHTKEPGKVDTSNLQCKGKIAVMTEEKIILLTCNDIVFLESYEGKCKIRAVNHLYKVSEALIGLEKKLPRTQFFRVHRSYLVNIDHIVEILPWFNSTYNLRMSDGSEVPVSRTYVKELKQLLGL; this is encoded by the coding sequence ATGCTGCGAGCCTATGTAGTGGATGATGAACCATTAGCCAGGGACGAATTAAAATATTTACTAGCAAGAAGCAGAGAAGTGGAGGTCTTGGGTGAAAGTGATTGTATAGAAGATGCATTACATGATATTCCACTGTTAAAGCCGGATATTGTCTTCTTAGATATTGAATTAGCGGGAGAGAACGGATTACATTTAGCCGCTAAACTAGAAGGACTGAACCCGGTTCCAGCTATCGTTTTTGCGACTGCCTATGACGAGTATGCTCTTCAGGCTTTTGACGTAAATGCGGTAGATTATCTTTTGAAACCCTTCAGTGAAGAACGTATTCATAAGATGCTGGACAAAGTTAAAAAGCTTCATTTACACACAAAGGAGCCTGGAAAAGTAGATACCAGTAATCTTCAATGTAAGGGAAAAATAGCTGTTATGACAGAAGAAAAAATTATATTGCTTACATGCAATGATATCGTATTCCTAGAATCATACGAAGGAAAGTGTAAAATCCGGGCTGTTAATCATCTTTATAAAGTAAGTGAGGCACTGATTGGATTGGAAAAAAAATTGCCCCGGACACAGTTCTTTCGGGTACATCGGAGCTATCTTGTGAATATCGATCATATCGTGGAGATATTACCATGGTTTAATTCAACCTATAACTTACGTATGTCGGATGGTTCCGAGGTTCCAGTCAGTCGAACCTATGTAAAGGAACTGAAACAATTACTAGGATTATAG
- a CDS encoding carbon starvation protein A, with protein sequence MNAITIVIGSICILLIAYRLYGTFMAAKVLKLSNDKPTPAEKLEDGQDYVPTNKWVVFGHHFAAIAAAGPLVGPILAAQFGYLPGLIWLLVGAVIGGAVHDTVVLFASMRRDGKSLSEVAKEELGPVAGFCTGLAMLFIITITMAGLSLVVLGALERNPWGTFAVGITIPIAMLVGIYHKKTGNLKVPTTVGFILIMLAIFFGPQIQGTWLGDFLTLEKSTLAIILPVYAFFAAALPVWLLLAPRDYLSTFMKIGVFAALIIGVFIVNPSVEFPAIIPDFINGGGPIVAGPVWPFISITIACGAISGFHAFVGSGTTPKMVSRWSDIKGIAFGAMLVECLVAIMALIAAVALQPGDYFAINSSPEVYSTLGMETVHLDRLEEAVDMDLEGRTGGAVTLAVGMTEIFTSVPFFQHLASYFYQFVILFEAVFILTAIDSGTRVARYLIQDFFGDFIKPLKRTDSLGANIFASALACFIWGYLLFSGDISSVWALFGVSNQLMASIGLIVGATVVLKIAEKRWYMLTCLVPLAYLYVTVNVGGFWMIKNVYLNPDAGGYNVLNGVLSIIMLALGVVIMVASIMKWINLSKIPQAELVKQSEEELMKTM encoded by the coding sequence ATGAATGCGATTACAATTGTTATCGGCTCGATTTGTATCCTTTTAATAGCCTATCGTTTGTATGGGACATTTATGGCGGCAAAGGTGTTGAAATTATCTAATGATAAACCAACACCAGCTGAAAAGCTTGAGGATGGTCAGGACTATGTGCCAACAAATAAATGGGTGGTATTTGGACACCATTTTGCAGCCATTGCTGCTGCAGGCCCATTGGTTGGTCCGATTTTGGCAGCTCAGTTTGGTTATTTACCCGGACTGATTTGGCTATTGGTTGGGGCAGTAATTGGAGGAGCAGTTCATGATACAGTTGTGCTCTTTGCCTCTATGCGCCGCGATGGTAAATCATTATCCGAGGTAGCAAAAGAAGAACTTGGGCCTGTAGCGGGATTCTGTACTGGATTGGCCATGCTATTCATTATCACAATTACGATGGCAGGTTTGTCATTGGTTGTACTTGGAGCACTTGAAAGAAACCCATGGGGTACATTTGCGGTAGGGATTACAATTCCGATTGCGATGTTAGTGGGAATCTATCATAAAAAGACAGGGAATTTAAAAGTCCCGACGACCGTTGGATTTATCTTAATTATGCTAGCAATTTTCTTTGGTCCACAAATTCAGGGAACATGGTTAGGCGATTTCTTAACGCTTGAAAAGAGCACTCTTGCTATTATTTTACCAGTCTATGCCTTTTTCGCTGCTGCACTTCCTGTTTGGTTATTGCTTGCACCACGTGATTATTTAAGTACATTCATGAAAATAGGAGTTTTCGCAGCACTTATTATTGGTGTATTTATCGTTAACCCTTCAGTTGAGTTTCCTGCTATTATTCCAGATTTCATTAACGGTGGAGGACCAATTGTGGCCGGCCCAGTATGGCCGTTTATTTCAATCACAATTGCCTGTGGTGCCATTTCAGGTTTCCATGCTTTTGTTGGTTCAGGTACGACTCCGAAAATGGTCAGCCGTTGGAGCGATATTAAAGGCATAGCCTTTGGTGCGATGTTAGTAGAATGTTTAGTGGCTATTATGGCATTGATTGCTGCAGTTGCTCTTCAGCCTGGTGATTATTTTGCGATAAACTCATCACCTGAGGTCTATTCAACATTAGGAATGGAAACAGTCCATTTAGATAGATTGGAAGAAGCAGTAGATATGGACCTTGAAGGAAGAACAGGTGGAGCCGTAACACTTGCTGTTGGTATGACGGAAATCTTCACCAGTGTACCATTCTTCCAACACTTAGCTTCCTATTTCTATCAATTCGTAATTCTGTTTGAGGCGGTATTTATTTTAACAGCGATTGATTCAGGAACCAGGGTTGCCAGATATCTCATCCAGGACTTCTTCGGAGACTTTATTAAACCTTTGAAACGAACAGATTCTCTTGGGGCTAACATTTTTGCCAGTGCATTAGCCTGCTTTATTTGGGGATATCTATTATTCTCTGGAGATATCAGTTCCGTCTGGGCACTGTTTGGAGTATCCAACCAGTTGATGGCGTCAATCGGATTGATTGTCGGAGCTACAGTTGTTTTGAAAATTGCAGAGAAACGCTGGTATATGCTGACATGCTTAGTCCCATTGGCGTATCTATATGTTACGGTTAATGTGGGTGGATTCTGGATGATTAAGAATGTCTATTTGAATCCGGATGCAGGTGGATATAATGTATTGAACGGTGTTCTATCCATTATCATGCTTGCGTTAGGTGTAGTGATTATGGTGGCTTCCATCATGAAATGGATTAATCTATCCAAAATACCACAAGCAGAATTGGTTAAACAGTCAGAGGAAGAACTGATGAAAACGATGTGA
- a CDS encoding TRM11 family SAM-dependent methyltransferase, with translation MGLVEPIFIYTYACSSEEEPLCKMEFRALFDMNPDDFVFKSTRKVDPSRSPFIRERIEVLTEGDSLEALYHKADKLSFPDQTFKTIFVKTNDLEDKVSFSQRRKIEREIGLKIQGEADLEKPDIVLGIITCGGKWYVGIYEKNEAIWLHHQKKPREYSTALSTRMARAVANIAVPNPVGVKAIDPCCGIGNVLVEALSMGITICGRDIKPLPAIGARENVAHFGYSCDIAIGAIEEVTDYYDAAIIDLPYNLCHTASPEEQLSILTHANRIADRIVVVTGERIDDMIKEAGLTIQDRCQAKKIGFTREILLCN, from the coding sequence ATGGGATTGGTGGAGCCAATTTTTATATACACATATGCATGCAGTTCAGAGGAAGAACCTTTATGCAAAATGGAATTCAGGGCGTTGTTTGATATGAATCCTGATGATTTTGTTTTTAAAAGTACAAGAAAAGTCGATCCAAGCCGAAGTCCCTTTATTAGGGAAAGAATAGAAGTACTGACCGAAGGGGATAGTTTGGAGGCCCTTTATCACAAGGCAGACAAACTTTCCTTCCCGGATCAGACATTCAAAACAATCTTTGTGAAAACGAATGATCTAGAGGATAAAGTTAGCTTTAGTCAACGAAGAAAGATTGAACGGGAAATCGGATTAAAAATCCAGGGTGAAGCTGATTTGGAGAAGCCGGATATCGTTCTTGGCATCATTACTTGCGGCGGTAAATGGTATGTAGGTATTTATGAAAAAAATGAAGCGATCTGGTTGCATCATCAGAAGAAACCACGAGAGTATTCGACAGCTCTCAGTACTAGAATGGCAAGAGCAGTTGCTAATATCGCGGTTCCCAACCCTGTTGGTGTGAAAGCGATTGACCCATGCTGTGGAATTGGGAATGTATTGGTAGAAGCCTTGTCGATGGGGATTACGATATGTGGACGTGATATCAAGCCATTGCCAGCTATTGGCGCCAGAGAAAATGTAGCTCATTTTGGATATAGCTGTGATATTGCAATAGGGGCAATTGAGGAAGTTACCGACTATTACGATGCAGCTATTATTGATTTACCCTATAATTTATGCCATACAGCGAGCCCGGAGGAACAATTATCCATTTTAACGCATGCCAATCGCATTGCAGACAGAATTGTTGTTGTTACCGGGGAACGAATTGATGACATGATTAAGGAAGCTGGCTTAACTATACAGGATCGATGTCAAGCGAAGAAGATTGGGTTTACAAGAGAGATTTTGTTATGTAATTAG
- a CDS encoding CC/Se motif family (seleno)protein, whose protein sequence is MIIEMDEESKKWISSKGDQVTIKTLDVKACCGPGVQELVALPGKPKTLNHYYQITSDQVLFYIHKNVRKKEKLILTLSGIPFLKSLSVKLQ, encoded by the coding sequence ATGATTATTGAAATGGACGAAGAATCAAAAAAGTGGATTTCATCAAAAGGAGATCAAGTAACCATTAAAACGTTGGATGTTAAAGCCTGCTGCGGACCCGGTGTTCAAGAACTTGTAGCATTGCCTGGTAAACCTAAAACTCTGAATCATTATTATCAAATTACATCCGATCAAGTATTATTTTATATTCATAAAAATGTACGAAAAAAGGAAAAACTGATTCTTACATTATCGGGCATTCCTTTCCTAAAATCCCTCTCCGTTAAGCTTCAATAA
- a CDS encoding DMT family transporter, which produces MWFIFSLLTALAWGGADLFYKKGSDSNDKYSHIKIIIMVGLVMGIHATAYMIIKDIQFNPMEMIHYLPVSSLYILSMAFGYIGLRYIELSIASPIQNSSGVVTSILLFIFFTHELSIIEVLGIIIITLGIVGIAVLEKRAEDEVRRLNSEHIDKKYQIGFLAIIFPILYCIIDGLATFADAIYLDELNLISENSALLAYEYTFFLCAAVCFIYLRFIKKESFHVFKERDKGIAAILETIGQFFYVFAMASGYAIIAAPLIASYSIFSIILSRIFLKEKLTKKQYMIIAVVIFGIILLGIADEL; this is translated from the coding sequence ATGTGGTTTATTTTTTCACTACTAACAGCTTTAGCATGGGGTGGTGCTGACCTATTTTATAAAAAGGGATCAGACAGCAACGACAAGTACAGCCATATTAAAATTATCATCATGGTTGGTCTTGTCATGGGAATTCATGCAACAGCCTATATGATTATAAAAGATATACAGTTCAATCCAATGGAGATGATTCATTATTTACCAGTATCTTCTTTATACATCCTTTCCATGGCATTTGGGTATATTGGTTTGCGCTATATTGAATTGTCTATCGCCTCACCAATACAGAATTCCTCAGGTGTCGTAACAAGCATTCTGCTCTTCATCTTTTTCACTCATGAGCTAAGTATCATTGAAGTACTTGGGATTATCATTATCACTCTTGGGATTGTGGGAATTGCCGTTCTGGAAAAAAGAGCAGAAGATGAAGTTCGTCGACTGAATTCCGAGCATATCGATAAAAAATACCAAATTGGTTTCTTGGCTATTATCTTCCCAATTTTATATTGCATTATTGATGGACTTGCTACATTTGCGGATGCCATCTATCTGGATGAATTGAATCTAATCAGCGAAAATTCAGCTTTACTTGCGTATGAATATACCTTTTTCCTATGCGCTGCCGTATGTTTTATCTATCTTCGCTTTATAAAGAAGGAATCCTTCCATGTATTTAAAGAGCGCGATAAAGGGATAGCAGCTATTTTGGAAACGATTGGTCAATTTTTCTACGTATTTGCCATGGCATCAGGCTATGCAATTATCGCAGCACCATTGATTGCTTCTTACAGTATCTTTTCAATTATCCTGTCACGAATCTTCCTAAAAGAGAAGCTGACTAAAAAACAATACATGATCATCGCAGTTGTTATCTTCGGTATTATCCTGCTGGGGATAGCGGATGAACTCTAA
- a CDS encoding sensor histidine kinase translates to MLDLVPIMLEKVGIIVIVAFLISKMNSFRQIIHPDHNLNEQLKLFLLFGMFGVISNYTGIEVYHSMVEENRWLSAIGEDSAIANTRVMGVVIGGLLGGPVVGGGAGLIAGIHRYTLGGFTAFSCALSTILAGILAGYIGNRRKRSGGQITPLFAAGIGMSLEALQMVIILATAKPLEHAWSLVQFIGLPMITMNGFGTLLFMLIVQSIKRDGEIARANQTNQAFLIADQTLPHFRQGLNTQSCKEISKIMLNLTDADAVSITDEHLVLAHLGAASDHHKPGVKPSTGLTKKVLESGYVSIAKSKEEIECRHKDCPLVAAIVLPLKVKGEISGTLKLYYTKPDKLDRVQQQLAEGLANLFSTQLELAEAERQARLLKDAEIKALQAQIHPHFLFNSLNTISALCRTDPDKARKLLLELSLFFRGNLQGARQLLIPLEKELENVKAYLSLEQTRFPHKYEVNFDIENGLENVLIPPFLLQPLVENAIHYAFPQRKQFGKINIQVCSNGNYMRMIVADNGQGIVEERLKSLSKQVVPSAGGNGTAIFNISERLKGIYNNQAHFKVDSKVGEGTTVNILIPLESKGGDEQDAASLCSG, encoded by the coding sequence ATGTTAGATTTAGTCCCAATTATGCTTGAAAAGGTAGGCATTATTGTCATTGTAGCCTTTTTAATTTCTAAAATGAATTCCTTTCGCCAAATCATTCACCCAGACCATAATCTAAATGAGCAGTTGAAATTATTTCTATTATTCGGCATGTTTGGGGTTATTAGTAATTATACTGGAATAGAAGTTTATCATTCTATGGTTGAAGAGAATAGATGGCTTTCAGCTATTGGAGAAGATAGTGCCATTGCTAATACAAGAGTGATGGGTGTTGTGATAGGCGGATTATTGGGAGGTCCCGTTGTTGGAGGAGGAGCTGGTCTGATAGCCGGTATACACCGTTATACATTGGGAGGGTTTACAGCCTTTTCCTGCGCCCTTTCTACCATCCTGGCCGGAATATTGGCAGGGTATATAGGCAACAGAAGAAAAAGGAGCGGGGGTCAGATAACTCCTTTGTTTGCTGCAGGAATTGGGATGTCCCTCGAAGCTTTGCAAATGGTGATTATCCTTGCGACTGCCAAACCTCTTGAGCATGCATGGAGCCTCGTGCAGTTTATCGGTTTACCAATGATCACCATGAATGGATTCGGAACACTATTATTTATGCTGATCGTTCAGTCTATAAAACGTGATGGGGAGATAGCGCGTGCGAATCAAACCAATCAGGCATTTTTAATTGCGGACCAGACTCTTCCGCATTTTCGACAGGGCTTAAACACCCAATCATGCAAAGAAATATCAAAAATTATGCTTAATTTAACCGATGCAGATGCTGTCTCTATCACGGATGAACATTTGGTTCTTGCACATTTGGGGGCAGCCTCCGATCATCATAAACCTGGCGTGAAGCCGAGTACTGGGCTGACTAAAAAAGTACTTGAATCAGGATATGTTTCAATAGCCAAATCGAAGGAGGAAATCGAGTGCAGGCATAAGGACTGTCCGCTCGTAGCTGCCATCGTCCTCCCTTTAAAAGTGAAGGGGGAAATCTCTGGAACTTTAAAATTGTATTATACAAAGCCGGATAAATTAGACAGAGTTCAGCAGCAGTTAGCAGAGGGGCTGGCTAATTTATTTTCAACTCAGCTTGAGCTGGCAGAAGCGGAACGGCAGGCGAGGCTTTTAAAGGATGCTGAGATTAAAGCCCTGCAGGCTCAGATTCATCCACACTTCTTATTTAATAGTTTAAATACGATATCTGCCTTATGCCGGACTGATCCTGATAAAGCTCGTAAACTACTATTGGAATTAAGTTTATTTTTTCGAGGCAATTTACAAGGAGCCAGACAGTTGCTGATCCCGTTAGAAAAAGAGCTGGAAAATGTAAAAGCCTATTTATCTTTAGAGCAAACACGTTTTCCTCATAAATATGAAGTTAATTTTGATATAGAGAATGGATTAGAAAATGTATTGATTCCCCCATTTTTATTGCAGCCTTTGGTAGAGAATGCGATTCATTATGCATTTCCACAAAGAAAACAGTTTGGGAAAATTAATATACAAGTGTGCTCAAATGGCAATTATATGAGAATGATTGTTGCGGATAATGGACAGGGGATTGTGGAAGAAAGATTGAAAAGTCTGAGCAAGCAGGTTGTACCGTCAGCCGGTGGAAACGGTACAGCCATTTTTAATATTAGTGAACGCTTAAAAGGTATTTATAATAACCAAGCCCATTTTAAGGTTGATAGCAAAGTGGGTGAGGGCACCACTGTTAATATCTTAATCCCGCTGGAAAGTAAAGGAGGTGACGAGCAGGATGCTGCGAGCCTATGTAGTGGATGA
- a CDS encoding amino acid permease has product MAKQELKRDLKNRHVQLIAIGGTIGTGLFLGSGKSIHLAGPSILFSYLIIGVALFFVMRALGELLLSNTNHTSFIDFAAEYLGPWAGFVTGWTYWFCWIMTAMADIIAVGLYTQYWFDIPQWVPAIICLVILLGLNLLTVKLFGELEFWFAIIKVVTIVALIVVGIVLLVIGFETDSGTVSVSNLWNHGGMFPNGISGFLLSLQMVVFSFVGVELIGVSAAETANPRKNIPSAINKIPVRILLFYVGALFVILCINPWDQLSATSSPFVGVFALIGIPMAAGIINFVVLTSAASAANSGLFSTSRIMYNLSNHNEAPKKLGKLNKHHVPSNALLTSTIVVSVGALLSKLIPEQAFTIVTTISAICFIWVWSIILISHIKYVKTRPDLRAKSTFKAPLTPAINYVILGMFAFILIVMLIAAETRLAMLLTPLWFVLLFILYNYHKKKRL; this is encoded by the coding sequence TTGGCTAAGCAAGAGTTAAAAAGGGATTTAAAAAATCGTCATGTACAATTAATAGCAATTGGGGGCACAATTGGAACCGGCTTATTTTTAGGCTCCGGAAAATCCATTCATTTAGCCGGTCCATCCATCTTATTTTCTTATCTGATTATCGGAGTAGCTCTATTTTTTGTTATGAGAGCACTGGGTGAATTACTTTTATCCAATACAAATCATACATCATTTATCGATTTCGCAGCTGAATATTTGGGTCCATGGGCTGGATTTGTGACTGGCTGGACGTATTGGTTCTGCTGGATTATGACAGCCATGGCTGATATTATCGCTGTTGGTTTATATACACAATACTGGTTTGATATCCCGCAATGGGTGCCTGCCATCATCTGTTTAGTAATTCTATTAGGATTAAATCTATTAACCGTCAAACTGTTTGGTGAGTTGGAATTCTGGTTTGCGATTATTAAAGTCGTCACTATTGTTGCACTAATTGTCGTAGGAATCGTACTGCTTGTGATTGGATTTGAAACAGATAGCGGAACTGTTTCTGTTTCTAACCTTTGGAATCATGGCGGCATGTTCCCGAATGGAATATCAGGGTTCTTACTATCACTGCAAATGGTTGTCTTCTCCTTCGTCGGAGTTGAACTTATTGGTGTATCTGCTGCTGAAACAGCTAATCCACGAAAAAACATTCCATCTGCTATCAACAAAATCCCGGTACGGATTTTACTGTTTTATGTAGGTGCCTTATTTGTTATTTTATGCATCAATCCTTGGGATCAATTAAGTGCGACAAGCAGCCCATTTGTAGGTGTCTTCGCCTTAATCGGGATTCCAATGGCGGCAGGTATTATCAACTTTGTTGTATTAACATCGGCAGCCTCTGCTGCAAACAGCGGTTTATTCTCAACCAGCCGGATAATGTACAACTTAAGCAATCATAATGAAGCACCAAAAAAACTTGGCAAATTAAATAAACACCATGTACCGAGCAATGCATTATTAACTTCTACTATTGTAGTTTCTGTCGGTGCACTGCTTAGCAAGCTGATACCAGAGCAGGCCTTTACAATCGTCACAACAATCAGCGCCATCTGTTTCATTTGGGTATGGAGCATTATTTTAATCTCGCATATCAAATATGTAAAAACAAGACCTGATTTAAGAGCTAAATCTACATTCAAAGCTCCATTAACACCAGCTATAAATTATGTAATCCTAGGTATGTTTGCTTTCATACTGATTGTAATGCTCATTGCTGCGGAAACACGCTTAGCAATGCTGCTTACACCATTATGGTTTGTCTTATTGTTCATTTTATATAACTATCATAAAAAGAAGAGATTATGA
- a CDS encoding TetR/AcrR family transcriptional regulator, with protein sequence MDSRQKILEAATRLFNIQGYHATGLNQILKESGAPKGSLYYHFPDGKEQLAVEAVNKMAVQIENDIKLAMNQYDHALEAFQYHIKKIAQHFNENDLFEGLPIGLLAAETSLMSEPLRKACKAAFEGWETLYYDKMLQDGFEPEKAHRLSLLVNSMIEGAITRSLTNLNGQPLLNISKCLPDIIKK encoded by the coding sequence ATGGACTCGCGTCAAAAAATTTTAGAGGCTGCTACTCGCCTTTTCAACATACAGGGATATCATGCAACAGGCTTAAATCAAATTCTGAAAGAAAGCGGTGCCCCTAAAGGGTCTTTATATTATCACTTCCCTGATGGTAAAGAACAACTGGCCGTAGAAGCAGTCAATAAAATGGCCGTTCAAATTGAAAATGATATTAAGCTGGCCATGAATCAGTATGATCATGCCTTAGAGGCATTCCAATATCATATTAAAAAAATCGCTCAACATTTCAATGAAAATGACCTTTTTGAAGGTTTACCAATTGGATTATTGGCAGCGGAAACTTCCTTAATGAGCGAACCTTTACGCAAAGCGTGCAAGGCAGCATTTGAAGGCTGGGAAACACTTTATTATGATAAAATGCTTCAAGATGGCTTTGAACCAGAAAAAGCGCACCGTTTAAGTCTATTGGTTAATTCAATGATAGAAGGAGCCATCACCCGGTCGCTAACCAATTTAAATGGACAGCCTTTACTAAACATCTCTAAATGTCTGCCCGATATAATAAAGAAATAA
- a CDS encoding DHA2 family efflux MFS transporter permease subunit, translating into MSNNHATNLENKQIKPLPIVIAIMIGAFIGLFSETALNMAFTNIMEDFRIEPHVVQWLTTGYLLVLGILVPVTALLLQWFTTRQLFSASLIFSIAGTLVGALAPNFEILLLARVIQAIGTGLLLPLMTNVILVIFPPHRRGTIMGMMGLVIMFAPAVGPTLSGLIVDSLGWQSIFWLCLPLLIFTFVYGLIYMQNVSTITKPKIDILSIILSSIGFGGIVFGFSSAGEGAGSWSDPAVLLPIIVGVLSLILFSFRQFKMEQPMLNLRVFKFPMFSIGLLMVFLGMMIILSSSILLPMYLKGGMLLSAFAAGLVLLPGGIVNGIMSPITGKLFDTFGPKYLVIPGFILTTIFTYLFTNISTETSQLTVIILHTCMFIGVAMLMMPSQTNGLNQLPRQYYPDGAAVMNTLQQIAGAIGTAIAVSIMSAGQASYLATADPNNPLAASEALTAGVQNAFLFALIASIIGLVVSFFVKRVDV; encoded by the coding sequence TTGAGTAATAATCATGCTACAAACTTAGAAAATAAGCAGATTAAGCCACTTCCAATCGTGATTGCTATAATGATTGGTGCTTTTATCGGACTCTTTAGTGAAACTGCCTTAAATATGGCATTCACCAATATTATGGAGGACTTTCGCATTGAACCACATGTCGTTCAATGGTTAACAACCGGCTACTTACTAGTACTTGGTATTCTTGTGCCTGTAACAGCATTGCTTCTTCAATGGTTTACTACCAGACAACTATTCAGTGCCTCCCTCATTTTTTCTATTGCAGGAACATTAGTAGGAGCTTTGGCACCTAATTTTGAAATACTCCTTCTAGCCCGTGTCATCCAGGCTATAGGAACAGGTCTCTTACTTCCATTAATGACAAATGTTATTTTGGTTATTTTCCCACCTCATAGACGCGGAACAATTATGGGGATGATGGGGCTTGTCATTATGTTTGCACCTGCTGTTGGTCCAACCCTATCAGGATTAATCGTAGACAGTCTGGGTTGGCAATCAATTTTCTGGCTATGCTTACCTTTGCTAATTTTTACATTCGTATATGGTCTCATCTATATGCAAAATGTATCAACCATCACAAAACCCAAGATAGATATTCTTTCTATTATTCTTTCATCCATTGGTTTTGGAGGAATCGTCTTTGGTTTCAGCAGTGCCGGGGAGGGTGCTGGCTCATGGAGCGACCCAGCAGTTCTTTTACCGATCATTGTTGGGGTACTCAGCCTAATCCTATTCTCATTCCGCCAGTTTAAAATGGAACAGCCAATGCTGAATTTACGCGTATTTAAGTTCCCTATGTTCTCTATTGGACTTTTAATGGTATTCTTGGGTATGATGATCATCTTATCCTCATCAATCCTATTGCCTATGTACTTAAAGGGCGGAATGTTATTGTCAGCTTTTGCAGCCGGCCTTGTCTTATTGCCTGGCGGTATTGTGAATGGAATTATGTCACCAATTACGGGGAAATTATTTGATACCTTCGGGCCAAAATATTTGGTTATCCCAGGTTTTATATTAACAACCATATTTACTTACTTATTTACTAATATATCAACTGAAACTTCACAACTAACAGTTATCATCTTACACACATGTATGTTTATTGGGGTTGCCATGCTTATGATGCCTTCGCAAACAAATGGCTTAAACCAGTTGCCAAGACAGTATTACCCTGATGGAGCTGCGGTCATGAATACACTTCAACAAATTGCCGGAGCGATCGGTACGGCTATTGCTGTCAGCATCATGTCCGCTGGCCAGGCAAGCTATTTGGCTACGGCTGACCCCAATAATCCGCTTGCTGCCTCTGAAGCTTTGACAGCCGGTGTGCAAAACGCCTTTCTATTTGCGTTAATTGCCTCCATAATCGGACTGGTAGTTTCTTTCTTCGTTAAGCGTGTAGATGTTTAA
- the qoxD gene encoding cytochrome aa3 quinol oxidase subunit IV — protein MAKLFPKEHIIGFLSSIALTVAALLVLFLEISFGFKMAILLITAGLQASLQIFLFMHINESKERRTLYTNILYALFVALVTIFGSMFVLLWDW, from the coding sequence ATGGCTAAGTTATTCCCTAAAGAGCATATCATAGGATTTTTATCATCCATCGCTCTAACAGTGGCAGCATTATTAGTTCTTTTCCTGGAGATATCATTTGGATTTAAAATGGCTATTTTGCTTATCACAGCTGGCTTACAAGCAAGTTTGCAGATATTCCTGTTCATGCATATTAATGAATCCAAGGAAAGAAGAACACTCTATACCAATATCCTTTATGCATTATTTGTAGCCCTAGTTACCATCTTCGGTTCCATGTTCGTCTTGCTTTGGGATTGGTAA